In a genomic window of Agarivorans albus:
- a CDS encoding efflux transporter outer membrane subunit → MASWAWITLLIVSLSACSMNDTPAHEPHTVATTTSWTSEYQQGQFNQQRFEQALPSDLQTLITEALSNNPALQQQGFALDQQLYQVKIQDSQSWPNVEAFLTGQRSGSDSSTATQLSAGLDISWEIDWLGKLDALQQAAVLDAKVSFEQWQQAQIRLAANTAQQWYNVIEAQQQQQLIEERYNNLKANLQIIEESYQSGLNSALDVYLARADLSASQAQLNSRNNQLTQAQRELELLLGRYPGGDIKVAGQLNVPLDAIPAGLPSELLIRRHDIKAAQYRLAAADLRVYAAYRDRFPSLTLTASGGAQSSQLNQLLNGESLVWSLFAGVTAPIFDAARRENQQLQQYAVAQGLNSAYLEQVLASFGEVEESLTLEPSLYQNAQLLATAAEDSKQAESLAFENYLAGLNEYVTVLESQRRAFDAQSSAITALNLQLQNRIELYLALGGHLEQAQTTREAFASEPLFKLE, encoded by the coding sequence AACTCTACTTATTGTAAGTTTAAGCGCTTGCAGTATGAACGATACGCCTGCTCATGAACCGCATACTGTGGCCACAACCACCAGCTGGACCAGCGAATATCAGCAAGGTCAATTCAATCAACAGCGATTTGAGCAAGCCTTACCTAGTGACCTCCAAACCTTGATCACTGAAGCGCTAAGCAATAATCCCGCGTTACAACAACAAGGCTTCGCCCTTGACCAACAGCTTTACCAAGTAAAAATCCAAGATTCACAAAGCTGGCCAAATGTTGAAGCCTTCTTAACCGGCCAACGCAGTGGCAGCGATAGTAGCACCGCCACTCAACTGAGCGCAGGCCTAGATATTAGCTGGGAAATTGATTGGCTAGGAAAACTTGATGCCTTGCAACAAGCCGCAGTGTTAGATGCCAAAGTAAGCTTTGAACAATGGCAACAAGCGCAAATTCGCTTAGCCGCAAACACAGCGCAACAATGGTATAACGTGATAGAGGCTCAGCAGCAGCAACAGCTCATTGAAGAGCGTTACAACAACCTCAAAGCCAACCTGCAAATTATTGAAGAAAGCTATCAAAGCGGTTTAAACAGTGCCTTAGATGTTTACTTAGCGCGTGCTGACTTAAGTGCTTCTCAGGCCCAGCTAAACTCTCGAAACAATCAACTCACTCAAGCACAGCGCGAGCTAGAGCTACTGCTGGGTCGCTACCCCGGTGGTGACATCAAAGTAGCTGGGCAACTTAACGTGCCATTAGATGCTATACCAGCAGGCTTGCCCTCAGAGTTATTAATTCGACGCCACGACATTAAGGCAGCTCAATATCGGCTAGCCGCTGCCGACTTAAGGGTGTATGCCGCTTATCGTGACCGCTTCCCTAGCCTTACCCTCACTGCCAGTGGCGGCGCACAAAGCAGCCAACTCAACCAATTACTTAATGGCGAATCATTGGTGTGGTCTTTGTTTGCCGGAGTCACCGCGCCAATTTTTGATGCCGCTCGTCGCGAGAATCAGCAGCTTCAACAATATGCGGTTGCTCAAGGTTTAAACTCGGCATATTTAGAGCAAGTATTGGCAAGTTTTGGCGAAGTGGAAGAAAGCCTCACCCTCGAGCCTAGCCTATACCAAAATGCTCAGCTACTCGCCACCGCGGCCGAAGATTCTAAACAAGCTGAGTCTTTAGCCTTTGAAAATTACTTAGCCGGCTTAAATGAATACGTCACGGTATTGGAGTCGCAGCGCCGCGCCTTTGATGCCCAAAGCAGCGCTATTACTGCGCTTAACTTGCAGCTACAAAATCGTATCGAGCTTTACCTCGCCCTAGGTGGGCATCTCGAACAAGCACAAACCACTCGCGAGGCCTTTGCCTCCGAGCCATTATTTAAACTGGAGTGA